TCGTCGATGCCGTTAGGCAGGCTGGCTACGACGCAGTCAAGAAAGACAAAGCAGGGCCAACACCGAAAACTCACCACCCAACTTGGCCGCTCGCAATCAGTGCAGCTCTGAGCGCGATACTACTAGGTAGTGATCTATCGATCTGGTCAATCTCCAGACCGATAGCATTCCTCCTTGCGGCCGTAGTCGTCCTCTTGGTCGGACGAGACTTTTTGGTCACCGCTATACGCGATCTTGGCCACTTAACAGGAGGCATGGACTCTCTCGTTTCATTGGGGTTCGTAACTGCATTTGTGTGGTCAACGGCTGTCACTTTTGCCGGCCTTGGACACGAACCGATCTTCTTTGATGCAGCAGCGATCGTTCCGACGGTGATCTATCTCGGACGATGGATCGAGGATCGGGCCAAAACGGTTGCGAGATCCGATCTCAACGATCTGCAAGCGCAGATACTTGGTGATGTCATGATCAAACGTCAAGGTGTCGAGATGATCGTCCCAGCGAGTGAGATTCTACGTGAGGACGTTGTGACAGTGCGCCCGGGTCAAGTAGTCCCAACCGATATAACGGTCACCATCGGAGAATCAACGGTTGATACTGCGATCATCACGGGAGAATCCGACCCTACCCCAGTAGCACCTGGGATCAACGTACTGGCAGGGTCCTTGAACCGAGACCAGCTTCTCGAGGGAGTTGCGACCACCAGTGCTCAGCGCAGCTTCCTCTCACAGCTCACCCTACAGGTGGCTCAAGCACAGGCCAGGAAGGCCAATCTTGAGCGTATAAGTGATCGTATCTCCAGGGTATTCGTGCCGATCGTGATTTTGATAGCAATCGCTACTTTCTTGGCCTGGCTAGCCGAAGGGTCTGCGACTAGGGCATTGGTGGCAGCAATAGCCGTTCTCGTTGTCGCATGTCCGTGCTCCCTCGGTCTCGCCACACCAATAGCATTCCTTGTCGCCACCTCTAGAGCTGCCAGATCTGGTATCCTGATCCAAAGTCCTACCGTCCTCGAGCAGGTACCAAAAATCGACACCGTTTTCCTCGATAAGACCGGCACGCTTACCGATGCAACCTTGTCATTCGATCATCTACCAGCTCAACTGTCACCCATCGAACGCGAACGCATCGCCGCTATAGCCCAGGCTTCAACACATCCAGTAGCACGCGCTCTTGGCACGTTATCGACCACCCAGCTAAGCGTGGAGGCCGTGAAGGAACTCCCGGGTTCCGGCATGGTCGGGACAGTAGATGGCCACACGATCACCATAGCAACACCTCAGTTCTTCAATATCCAAACAAGCGACGGACCAAGAACAGTCGCGTGTCAGATCGACGATCAGCCTCCCATGATATTTACCCTACGTGAGACCCTAAGAGACGGTGCTACCGACCTTGTGCAAGCGCTGCGAGACAACGGAATCCAGATCGTCATGTTGACTGGAGATCGGCTTAACAATGCGGAGCCACTAGCAAGAGCGTTAGGGATAGACACAATCCGCGCCAATGTACAACCGGCAGAAAAGTCTGCAGCAATCCGAGACGCCCAGGCTCTCGGGAAACGTGTAGCAATGGTAGGAGACGGCATCAACGATGCAGCTGCTCTCGCTCAGGCCGATCTAGGTATTGCACTCGCTGGCGGTACCGACATCGCAAAGGCCAGCGCTGACATCACGATCCTCGGTGACGACATTCTAAAGGTTCCTGGCGCTATTGGTTTAGCTCGTGCCACACTTCGTAACATTCATCAAAACTTTGCATGGGCCATCGGATACAATGTCGTCGCCATTACTTTGGCAGCAGTTGGCATCTTGAATCCCATGCTCGCGGCAGCACTGATGGCGAGTTCATCCCTGATCGTGGTAACCAACGCTCTGCGGCTCAGAAGATGGCATCTTTGAACAAACGTTCGATCTCATCCATAAGTGCTAAACCACAACTGTCTGTCTAACTAAGCCGTACGACGTCGAGTTCATCCTCGCTACCATCTATCGAGTCAATGAAGCAACACGCGGGGATGCGCCAACAGCAGGTCTGTACTAGATCCACCGCCCTGAGCGTGGACCCCCATATTTTGCTGTATAAATCGTCGCGACCGACTTGCCAGATGTGACCTAAGCCACTAGGATTTAGCCCCATGAGCAAACGTACACTCGACCTGAAACTACTGTCTTTCACCTCGATTGTTGCTCTACTCATTGAATTCATCTTCGGAACGGCGAATGTATTGTACGTCACAATTGCGCCACGCAATCCCTGGGGTGCCTCTCATCCCATCGCCGTGCTCTACATCCACGTCATTATCGGACTGGCCCTTCTGATCAACGGCATCATGATGATCAACGCCTCTCTCGAGCAGCCAGAGGCCGGTGCACTTGGCCATACGATCGTAGGTGTGGCAGGTATTATTATTGCAATTGCCGCTGGACTCGCTTTTGTCAACGGAGGCGGACGTTCAAACCTACTCTCGCTGATTATGGCACTCGGATTCACGCTTGCCCTATTTGCATATGCATTTCTTCTCTACCACCTCAGCCGGACTAGCCCAAAGCAAACTGACGCATAGCGGAGCAGGATCTCTCCGAGCTGCCCGATCGTCTGGCTGACGCCGATCTCCACCTACGACCCACTCCGACAACCCGGGAACGCCACGGAAATGATTGAAGTGCACTCAACCTATCCACGGCTCTGCGAATCGCATAGTTCTCGTTGCATGATGTTTATCGAATATCGTGCGTGTCGCACATCGCAATGTTACTGGAACAGTAATCGCACATCCTCGATCCACGGTGGAAATGAACCGACACTGCAAGTAACCCAAAGTTTCATCCAGATCTGTTAACGACCGTTAGCACCAACTAGTCGGCCCGGAAGTGGAAATACTTGTCTGAATCTGCTCTACTGGCGCATTATACCAATGGCAGAGGGCGCAGTTGTGCTACAAGAACCCACAACAACATGCTCAGAAAACCCTACCGATAGATCCTCTGCCGCACCCAGAGTACACATCGGGCTCCGAAATCTTTATTATCGAGCTGAAGTGCGCCGAGCTTCGACAAAAATAGCTGTTCATGGAGCTCGAATCTAGGAATCCTAGAACAAGCAGTACAGAACCGACATACTTTGACGGTGTCAAGCGGTGGGCCGTAGAGGACTCGAACCTCTGACCCCTTGCGCGTCATGCAAGTGCGCTACCAGCTGCGCCAACGGCCCGTGCGCTACACTCTATAGCCTTTGGCGCCTCAATCGGGCCATCAGACCCTCCACACTCAAACAATCGAGACCTTATTTGGAAGGATGCAACCGAAGACGGCACAGCGAGCGAGCACGATCAGGGTGGGCCTATATTGGCGCGTCCACAACACGCCTCTCAAGAGCTGGGCGAAAATGACTCATAATTCAAATGCTGCATAGCATCATGGAATGCGGTAGCTTGTGGCAGGGCATGCTAATCACTCAGTGGCCGATCCACAATGGCGACAGATCTTGTGAGATCGGAACATCCGAGTGCTGCACACGCATAGACGACGGCTTGAGTTGTTATAGCTGAACGGCAACTGCAGCGGCGCTGGGTACCCCGCCATCGACCGGCAAGAACGATCTGGTCGTCTCTGAACGTCGCAAGTGACATCCTCCCCACCCTTGCAGACGGGGCTTGCGCTCCCGGTTGGTCAAACAGGTTCATCACATCTAATCATGGCACATCATTCCTCAGCAGTTGCTACCTCTGGCTTCCTGAGCCCAGCCACGTTCGAACGCCTAGCAGCGGGTCGACTAGGATCGTGGTCAAAGCCGAACCACAGCAAAGCCACAACCGCTGCTTGTAGTTGACCGGTTGTACTCGACAAGGAACAGGAGATTCCACCATGCGTTGTGCCGTTCTAGACGACTATCAAAATGTGGCGGTCTCAACTGCGGACTGGACCTCCTTACAGGCGACTATATCAGTCGATCCCTTCCACGATCATCTAGAGAGCGAGAACGAACTGGTTTCGCGTCTATATCCCTACGAGATCCTGGTTGTCATGCGCGAACGCACACCGCTCCGCAAGTCTCTTTTGGAGCGCCTTCCCAGCTTACGGCTAATCGTGACCACCGGAATGCGTAACGCATCGATCGATGTCGCTGCCGCCAATCAATTGGGAATCGTCGTCTGTGGTACCAGTGGTCATTCCGAACCACCAGCGGAACTGACTTGGGCTTTAATTCTCGCTCTTAGCAGGCACATTGTCGAGGAGGTCTCATCGGTACGCAACAACGGGCTATGGCAGACGAGCCTCGGTGTCGATCTGTACGGTAAGTGTCTTGGACTGATTGGATTAGGCAAGATCGGCAACCGAGTTGCCCGTGTTGGTGCTGCATTCGGCATGGAGGTCGTCGCATGGAGCCCACACCTAACGGAATCCCGGGCAAGTGAAGCTGGCGCAAGTCTGATGGAATCGCTAGAGGCACTCCTTGCGACTAGCGATATAGTGAGCATACACCTTGTTCTCGGAGAGGGTACCTACGGCCTGTTAGGCCGCCATGAACTCAATCAGATGCGGTCCACTGCTCTATTGATTAACACGTCTCGAGCGGCCATCGTCGACCAGCAAGCACTGATCGAAGCTCTACAGATGGGCACAATCGCCGGAGCGGGACTCGATGTTTTTGATCACGAACCACTCGCCAAAGACGATCCAATCAGGAGCACACCCAACCTGATCGCCACTCCACACCTTGGCTACGTCACCGAGCGCAACTACTCTACCTTCTTTGAGCAGGTGATCGAGGATATCGCCGCATTCGCCACAGGTACGCCCATTCGTTTATTGTCATGACAGCTGGCTGGAAATAGATGTGCACAGCTTCAATAGCATGTGAACACCGGACGGCACCCGAGCAACCCGACGCTCCTCACCACTCCGGATTGCTACGTACTTAATACCTAGCAACCAATCCAGTACAGCGCATTCGGTCAACGTTGCGATCAGATCATCGCAGCCGTCGCACAACCTCTACTCAGGATACAGACTTGGCTGAGGGTTGGAGGCACGGCGCCACCAGCTGAATAGCCGACAGCAGCTAGCTATAGTATTTCGGAGGCGGTGCACGCTACCAAGGGGGAAAGTTGATTTTCCAGGAGAGATATCTTTCGCAGGAGCAGCTACTCATGCGTGACACCTGCAAACGCTATGTCGATGACGTTCTCGCACCGTTCATCCGTGAAAATAGAGAGCGTGAGTGGTCGTTCGACCCCAACACACGGCTCTCTCCTCACATCCTAGAACAGGCGGATCTTGTAGGGCTGCGCTCACTCGGTGTTCCAGAGGAGTTTGGAGGCATAGCGCTCGATCCCACAACGGAGTCTCAAACCTTCGCCATTATAGCCACAGAGCTAGCCCGAGGTGACTCGGGTGTGGCTGACAAGCTTGTTCAGAACTGGAAAATCTCTGTCCTTCTCCGCGAACTCGCGCCCCGCCATCTGCAAGAACATTGGTTCTCTCGCTATATGGCAGAGCCTCAGTTCCTGATGGCACACTGCTTGACAGAACCCAGAGGAGCATCAGACAGGTGGTTGCCTTACAACGTCCCAGAGGCGGCAATGGACACTCGAGCAGTTCTGGAGGGTGACCATTGGAAGATCAACGGCCGCAAGCAGTTCATCTCTAACGGATACGACGCGAGCCTCTATGTCGTCTATGCAAATACAGACTCGTCTGCTGGCATGTTACAAGGGACCTCGAGCTTTCTAGTACCCCGTGATACGCCGGGCCTAGAGGTGACTCGCTGTAACGAAACTATAGGCGGCCGGTTCATGAATAACGGAGAAATTGTCTTCGATGACTGCCGAGTACCCAACGACCACCTGCTCGCGCATAATGATGCGCTAGGCAAGGCCGGTGTCTACTTCAAACCAGGCAAAATTATCCAAGCCGCAAAAAACCTGGGGATTGGCATTGCCGCCTATGAAGACTCGGTCGCCTTTGTACACGAACGCGTACAAGGGGGCCGCGTCCTGATCAAGCATCAAGCAGTTGCAATACGTATAGCAGAGATGGCAACCAAGCTCGAGGCCGTAGCCTCCCTGCTTCGCCATGCAGCCCTTGCCGTGGACGAGGGTTCCCCAGACTCTCAAACCCTCTGCGATATGGTAAAGGTATTTGCATCACAGGAGATATTCAAGGTATGCCAACACGCCGTTGAGCTCCATGGGGGCTATGGAGCCATGCTAGAAGTTGGTGTCGAGAAGTACTTCCGCGATGCAGCCGTCTACCTTCACATGGATGCCACCGTTGATGTCTCAAACTTCAAAATTGTTCGATCGATGTTTCCGGCTACCGCTGGGCTCTATGCCGGTCCGGAGCTGGCATCAACCGACCGTTAACTAACAAAGCGGCGAACTGCCCGTTGGCTCCGTCTTACAGCACTACTACAAGTCGAATGACCCGTACCACTCTTTAAAGGACAGGATCACACCAGTCAACGAACAGATGTACCATAATAAATACTGATGAACTTACATGAGTGGGCACTGTCCCAAGGTATAGACCTGCAGACGGCATATAGGTGGTATAGGACAGGCAAGATACCTGCGCCGACTCATCGCGTAGGCCCTAGCCAAGAACAACGCCAGGCTGTTCAACTGTACGATCTCTAAAACGATGGCGCCGATTGTTCATCTCCTGTCGGCTCGCAGACAAGATAGCCTCACCAACCAACGAGGCCCCCCGAAGCCAACCGTGCACGCCGAGGTTGACTTCGGACTCAGAATCGTTAGTTGCTCTCACTAACGGCGATGAAGATCGAATCCAACCCCGTTCAGAGCATCAATAGCTGAAGTTAGACGGACTCAGAGAGAGCCTTCACGGCGTATACCTAGATCACATGGATACGAGCAGGCAAAAACCAAGCTCAATCGCCTCTGTCGCAAGACCATGCAACCACGTTTCTGCGCCGTGAAAACGTCCATCAGGTGACTCGTCAACTGCTGGACACCTATGGCGAAATAAAGATTGCCGACCTCAATATCGCAGCCATGAACGAAGTATGGGTAAACGCACCCCCTCGACTGGAAACGCTTCACTACAAGACAGAACGTGCCAACGTCAAGGTAGTAGTTGATCGCTACCTCCCTTCATCTCAACTACATCACGGCTGCACCACCAGGTTGGTCGGAGCCAAGCTCGCCAAGAGACTGAGCTGTGATAGGTGCCACGTTGAGGCAGACAGAGATGACATTGCTTCATTGAATATCTGTGACTGGTCGGTTATCAGTTGTGGGCTAGTTGAGTCCAGCGCCCTGTTCGTTCCCAGGCCATTTGGTACAGGCGGCAGTTCAGATGATGGGTTGACTCATCACCTGGAGAGAGCATGTAAGACCGGTAGCAATACTGGCCGTGCTTGGCGAGGCGAGAACGACTCTTGGACGAGTGAGCATGAAGTCCGAGACGAGAACCTTGTAAAAGGTGCATCTAAGTGAGTGACTCACCATTTATCACA
This portion of the Ferrimicrobium acidiphilum DSM 19497 genome encodes:
- a CDS encoding zinc ribbon domain-containing protein codes for the protein MNEVWVNAPPRLETLHYKTERANVKVVVDRYLPSSQLHHGCTTRLVGAKLAKRLSCDRCHVEADRDDIASLNICDWSVISCGLVESSALFVPRPFGTGGSSDDGLTHHLERACKTGSNTGRAWRGENDSWTSEHEVRDENLVKGASK
- a CDS encoding D-2-hydroxyacid dehydrogenase family protein, translated to MRCAVLDDYQNVAVSTADWTSLQATISVDPFHDHLESENELVSRLYPYEILVVMRERTPLRKSLLERLPSLRLIVTTGMRNASIDVAAANQLGIVVCGTSGHSEPPAELTWALILALSRHIVEEVSSVRNNGLWQTSLGVDLYGKCLGLIGLGKIGNRVARVGAAFGMEVVAWSPHLTESRASEAGASLMESLEALLATSDIVSIHLVLGEGTYGLLGRHELNQMRSTALLINTSRAAIVDQQALIEALQMGTIAGAGLDVFDHEPLAKDDPIRSTPNLIATPHLGYVTERNYSTFFEQVIEDIAAFATGTPIRLLS
- a CDS encoding acyl-CoA dehydrogenase family protein, whose amino-acid sequence is MIFQERYLSQEQLLMRDTCKRYVDDVLAPFIRENREREWSFDPNTRLSPHILEQADLVGLRSLGVPEEFGGIALDPTTESQTFAIIATELARGDSGVADKLVQNWKISVLLRELAPRHLQEHWFSRYMAEPQFLMAHCLTEPRGASDRWLPYNVPEAAMDTRAVLEGDHWKINGRKQFISNGYDASLYVVYANTDSSAGMLQGTSSFLVPRDTPGLEVTRCNETIGGRFMNNGEIVFDDCRVPNDHLLAHNDALGKAGVYFKPGKIIQAAKNLGIGIAAYEDSVAFVHERVQGGRVLIKHQAVAIRIAEMATKLEAVASLLRHAALAVDEGSPDSQTLCDMVKVFASQEIFKVCQHAVELHGGYGAMLEVGVEKYFRDAAVYLHMDATVDVSNFKIVRSMFPATAGLYAGPELASTDR
- a CDS encoding heavy metal translocating P-type ATPase, which encodes MPSSSTEQIDLDLFGMTCTSCASRIERKLNRLPGANATVNYALEEATISYDPNALDIDNIVDAVRQAGYDAVKKDKAGPTPKTHHPTWPLAISAALSAILLGSDLSIWSISRPIAFLLAAVVVLLVGRDFLVTAIRDLGHLTGGMDSLVSLGFVTAFVWSTAVTFAGLGHEPIFFDAAAIVPTVIYLGRWIEDRAKTVARSDLNDLQAQILGDVMIKRQGVEMIVPASEILREDVVTVRPGQVVPTDITVTIGESTVDTAIITGESDPTPVAPGINVLAGSLNRDQLLEGVATTSAQRSFLSQLTLQVAQAQARKANLERISDRISRVFVPIVILIAIATFLAWLAEGSATRALVAAIAVLVVACPCSLGLATPIAFLVATSRAARSGILIQSPTVLEQVPKIDTVFLDKTGTLTDATLSFDHLPAQLSPIERERIAAIAQASTHPVARALGTLSTTQLSVEAVKELPGSGMVGTVDGHTITIATPQFFNIQTSDGPRTVACQIDDQPPMIFTLRETLRDGATDLVQALRDNGIQIVMLTGDRLNNAEPLARALGIDTIRANVQPAEKSAAIRDAQALGKRVAMVGDGINDAAALAQADLGIALAGGTDIAKASADITILGDDILKVPGAIGLARATLRNIHQNFAWAIGYNVVAITLAAVGILNPMLAAALMASSSLIVVTNALRLRRWHL